A region of the Streptomyces durocortorensis genome:
CACGACTCGGCGTCCACGACGCGGGTGGTTCCGGAGTGCGTGCGGTGGACGGGGGCGCGTCGAGAGACGGTCGAGGATTTGGGGCTCGGGCGCCGGACCAGTAGCAGCCGGGCACCGGCCGATTCGATCTGCCGCCCACGTTCGGCCGCTATGGCCTTCGGGCCCAGGTGGGACATGGCGGGGGCGACGACGCCGTAGACGTCCGGCAGCCCCAGCACGTCGAGGAGACCGGTGAACGCCGCCGAGGCTGACCCGGCAGCGTCGCGGTCGGTGAAGAGGCCGGACAGTTGCAGCTCGTGGCGGTGGCAGTACTCGGCCAGCGAGGCGAGCAGTGATTCCTGCCGTGCTCGGGGCACGCGTACCAGTCGCAGGAAACCGTAGACGACGGGGCCGCTGACCAGGCGATGTTCCGAGAGGGGTTCCATGCTCAGGACCGTCCAATGGCTTGACACGTGGTGACGCTTCGAGCATGTCGGCGAACCAACTCGCTGCAAATCACCACCTGTTCTACTTCCGTTCCACTTCCGTCCCGCCGCGTCGTCGGGTCTGCTTCGATGGCTGGTGGAAGGGAGTGACGCGTGGCGACCGTGCACCACTGGACCGGGCTTGAGGCCAAGGCATTGCGGCTCGCCCTGCGGCTGAGCGTGCGGGCCTACGCCGAGCGTCTGGGCCTGGCGGTCGCGACCGTGTCCAAGTGGGAGAGCAAGCTCGCCGCTACTGAGCCGAGACCCGATACCCAGGCCATCCTCGACACCGCCCTCGGACGAGCGGACGCCGCAGTCCACATGCGCTTCGAGACGCTCCTGTCGGAGATGACCGGCAGCGTCGCGACCATCGGCAGACGTGTCGCCTCGTCCGGCCCCAGAGCGTGGGAGTACGAGTCATGGGCCGATGACCTCGACCGGGTCGTGGTCTCCCTGTCCCGGCAGAACTTCGCCTTCGCCGACAGCCTTCTCACTCGGTGGCTGGGCAGGTTCAAGGCCCATGAACTGGACGAGAAGGGCTTGTACCTCTTTGCCCGCTCCACGGCCTTACTTGGTGACCTCAAACGCGACCAAGGCGTTGTCCTGGGCCCGCTCTCGGCCCAGCATTCCTACGCCGGTGCCCGGACGGTCTTCACCCAGCTCGACATCCCTCGCCGCGTCGCCCAGCTCGATCTGTCGATCGCAGTCGTCACCGAGATGTCCGGCAGGCTGGAAGTCGCCGCCCGCAACTACGAGAGCCTCGCCGTCGACGACCGGCTCTCTCGCCGCGACCGGGCTCGCGCAAGGCTGTGGGTGGGGACGGCGCTGAGCAAGGACGGCGAGCACGACTACGCGACCCGCGTCATGCAGACAGCGACCCGCGAGTTCGAGGACCTCACCGAACCGGACGACTGGTCGGTGGCCCACCAGAAGCTCGCTCTGGCCCGCCGCGGCGCCGGCGATCTCTCTCAAGCCCTGCACTTCATCGACATCGCCCGAAGCAGCGGAACGACCGACTCACCAATGCAACGCGTACGCCTGGACACCGCTCACGGCCACATCCTGCTCTCCGATACAGCGACCCAGGATGATGGAATCCTCGTCCTCGACCAGGCCGCCAAGGTGGCCGCGCAGTACGGACTCGTGCACCAACTGCGCAGCATCGAGGGCGTCAAGGCCATGAGCGAGGGGCTGACCGGCCCCCGGCAACTGTGACCAGGGAGAACGCGTGCGCAACGACCATCAGGGCATCACCGAGAACCAGTGGCACCAGGCCAAGCTGATCTGGGACTACCACCAGATGCAGCACGAGCTGCGCCCCGTCGACGTGGCAATCGGACTGGGCAGCCACGACCTCGGCGTCGCAACCCGCTCCGCCGAGCTGTACCGCGCCGGGCTGTTCCAGACCCTGGTGTTCACCGGCGGCAACAGCCCCACCACCGCCAAGGTCTTCCCTCGCGGGGAGGCAGTCCACTTCCGTGAGCACGCCATCGACCTCGGTGTCCCCGCCGACGCCATTCTGCTGGAGCCCCACGCGGCAAACACCGGACAGAACATCACGCTCTCCCGTGAGGTCCTCGCCGCCTCCGGCATCCATCCGACGACGGTGCTGCTGGTCTCCAAGCCGTACATGGAACGGCGATCGTTCGCGACCGCCCGCAAGCTGTGGCCCGACATCGAGTTTCTCTGCGCGTCGGAGCCGCTGGAGTTCGACGACTATCTGAAGAGCATCGGGGACGAGAAGCTCGTTCTGGACATGCTCGCGGGCGACCTCCAGCGGGTCATCGAGTATCCGAAGCTCGGATTCGCCATCGAGCAGGAAGTCCCCGAGGACGTACATGCAGCGTACGAATCTCTCATTCGCTCCGGCTTCACCAGCCGCCTCATCTCCTCGTGAGCAGCCTGCTCCCGGCGGGCTGTGCGCGATCCACCAGCCCAATCTGTTCCCGAGGCTGACGACGCTGGCCAAGCTGTTCGCGGCGGACTACTGGATCGTCCTGGACGATGTGCAGTTCACCCGCCGCGACTACCAGCACCGAGCGCGCCTCGCCGCCATCGACGCACCAGGCCGCCAGCTGTGGCTCTCCATCCCCACCCACCTTCCGAGCGGGCGATCCACTCTCATCCGTGACGCGCTGATCGACGACGCCGAACTCGCCCGTCGAAGGACCGCCGGAATGCTGCGGCAGCACTTCGGAACCAGCCCACACTGGCGCTCCCTCGCCCAGGCCCTGGACCCGGTGTTGGATTCCTTCGCAACCGGGCGGACCGCGGTGATCGCGGAGACCTCCACCCGCGTGCTGCTCGACCTGCTCGGCTGGCGGGGCCGGATCCTCCGTAGCAGCGTCTTGTCCGCCAGACCGGGCCGCTCCCTCCGACTCGCCGACCTGGCCGCCGCAACGGGTGCTCGCGCGTACCTGTGTGGGACCGGCGGCATGACCTATCTCGACCCCGTCCCGTTCGCTGCCAGGAACATCACCGTGGCTGCCTTCCGGCCCCCGACTACCGGCATCTGGTCGACCGCACGCCGGCTCAGTGCCCTGTGGGCACTGGCGTCGCTCGGCCCAGATGCCCTGGATTCTCGTCTCCGTGCCGTTGCCGACGACCATGCCGCACTCGGGGCCACCGCGCTTGAACTGCGGTCATCGGCAACGTCTGTCTGAGGTGACAGCAGTCTGGAGCTACGAAGCGCTGCCCCCTGGAATCGCTACCGCCGAGGGCGGCTCCCTCGCTCCGGAGCGGTAACTGGCGCCGGTGGACGCTGCTGGGCCGAGGCTGTACTGCTGGCCGCTGATATCGACCGCGTCGAGCGGATGCGTGCGGCTTCGGCTCGGCTGATACGTACGGGGTTGCGGCCGGTGTGCTGGATGCGCGTGATCAAGACCCGGGCCGGGCGGCGGGCCGTGTCGAGTTCGCGTTGCTCGGTGGCCTCCTTGAGGAGCTGGTGCGGTTTGTGGCCACCGGCCTCCGCATCGGCGAGGACTGCGGCGAGAGCAGGCCAGTTCTCGTCGGCGAGGATGCGTTCGGCATGGTCGGGGACGGCGGCGCGGACGTCGCGGGCCAGAGTGCGGCGGGCCTGTTCGCGCGGCAGGCGGCGTTCCAGATCGGCGAGCGTGGGGGCGAGGGCCTGGTCGGCGGCGGTCTGGAGGTGGTCGAGGGCCCGGCGGGCTGCGTCGGCCTGGTGGGCGTGGTGCTTCGCCTCGTGCCAGCGCCCGGCGAGGATGGTCGCCCAGACCATGGCGGCGAGCAGAGCGGCCAAGGCGCTGCCGTCCGGGCCGGTGGCGGTGTTGATGATGTCGCGGGTTGCGATGCGTGCGGCGTCGGCGGCCCGGTCTTCGGCACGGACCTGGGAGCGCTGGGCGCGGGCGAACGCCTTCGATGCGGCTTGAAGTTCGGCGCGCAGGCTCTCGGGCGCGCGCTGTGCGGTGGCCTCGATCAGTTCGCCGAGCGCGGCGATGTGGGCCTGGGCCCGTGCGTCGCTGCCGGACTCGCCGTCACCGGTGGCGTCAGTGAGCTCGATGTGAAGGGTGTCGAGAGCATCGGTGGCCCGGCGCCATGCGGTGGTGGGTCGGATGCGGCGAGCAGTGGGGTGCTCCTCGGGCGTACTGGTCTCCAGGCGGGCCCGTACCTTGGGCAGGCTGAGGTCAGGGGCGATCTTCCCGCCCGGCTTAAAGATCTGCTCGCCCTTGTCGTTGATGTCACCGGGGCGGCCGACGGCATAGCCGATGAGGTCTCCGGAAGGGGCTCGCCTGGGCTTCACCGCGACGCCGTCGGCTTCGAGGTAGGTGAGCAGTTCCTCGGCGTCGGTGACGTGCGGGATGGCGGCACGGATGCGTTCTTCGAGCCACTGTTGGCTGGTCTGTTCCCAGCCGAGGCGTTCGGCCTTGTGCATCTCGGCCTGGGTGGGGCGTCGGCTGCCGGTTCCGTCGCCCTTCTTCAGTTGGCGTAGCCCGTAGTCCTTTTCGATCTCGCGGCACTCGTCGCCGACGCGGGTACCGCTGTTGTGGAGCCCCGGGCGGCGGCCGTCTTCGCGGACGGTGGTGGCGAGGATGTGGATGTGGTCGTCCGCGTGGCGTACGGCGATCCAGCGGCAGGCCAGGTCGTCTCCGGCGGGAGCGATTCCGGCCGCCTCGACGATGCGCTGGGCGATCTCGCCCCACTCGGTGTCGGAGAGGTAGCGGTCCTCGGGCGCCGCGCGGACGGGGCAGTGCCAGACGTGGTCGGTGACCGGCTTGCCGAACTCGCTGTTGCGCAGCCGTACGGGCTCGTCGAGGTAGCGGCCGAGGTCGGTGAGGGTGGCCATCTCCTCGCGGCCGGGGTCGGGCATGGCAAGCATCGCGAAGGCGGCGACGATGTGCGGATCGAAGTGTTCGTCGTGGGTTCCTCGGCCGTAGAGGTAGGCGAGCAGCCCGCGGGTGTTCGACCCGGCTTGCTTGATGGCGGCAATCATTGCGGTGGGCCTCAGACTTCCGTCGGGTCGGCGGGCTCGCGCAGGGCCTCGGCGATCAGCTCCAGCAGGTGCTGGAGTTCGTCGAGACGCAGGCGTAGATCGGGTGGGGTGAGCTCGCTGTTCAGGGCGCGGGCGATCTGGTTGACGTTGACGCCGATCCGGTTGAGCTGACGCAGCACCTGGGCGCGGAACATGTGGGTGCGGCGACGGTCCTCGGACAGCGGCAGGTTGGCGGTGAACCGGTCGGCGAGGAAGGCGAGGACGATGTCGGCGGCGAAGCCGGACTCGCCCTTGTAGCCGTGCTGCGCGGCGGTCTCCTGAAGGAGGGCGCGCTCGCCTTCAAGGAACCGCAGGGGGCCGACACGTTCGTCGCGCTTGTCGCCGGTGAAGCGGCGGATCGCGGGCTGGACGCTCTGCACGGCGGGCTCGTCGGCGGCGATCTCGGCGGCGCGTACGGGGCGGAGGATCTCGCGTTGAACGGCGTGGAGCGTGTCCAGGTCGGGGCCGCCCTCGGCCACGGCCTCCTGGTCCGGCGCCCCCTGGCGCTGGGCCGTCTCCGCCACCCCCGGGGCGGAGTCCCCCGAAGTCCGGCCTTGAGTCGGACTCGGGGTACTACTGGCTCCGCCAGGGGCAGCCCGTCCGAATGCGCGGCGCAGACGCCCCATCAGTGTCGGGGACTTCGTCAACGGCAACGGCTCGTCTGGGGTGTCCTCGGGGTGGTGCGGGTCATGAGTCATGGGCGGTGCTCCGGACAGGGCAGGGGCGGGCAGGCGGGTGCGGCGAGGCGGGACAGCAGAGGGTGGAGGGTCACCGTCTCGTCCGCTGGTGTGGATCAGTGGGGCGGTGACCGCCGGGGCGGGTGACCGGAAGGGTTCCGGTCACCCGCGGCGGGGGATCAGCCGCTGGCGGAGACGGTGATCCCATGCGCTTCGAGTTCCGGCCGGAGAAGCTTCATCACCCGGGTCAGCCGTTCGCTGCCGATCGTCAGCCCCTTGTCCTCCACGGCCTCGCGGAGGAGCTCCCGGGTGAGTTTGCGATGGTCGAAGGCGGCGATCCGGCCGATCTCCGCAAGCCCCTCGATCGTGGCTTTGGGCGGACGGCCACCGCGCGGTTTGCTCTGCGAATCCTGGGCCGAAGGCTCCGAATCCTGAGCCTCCGCCGCTGTGACGGCTGGCGGCTCGACAGGGCTGGTGGACGCGACAGTCAGCACCTCCAACGCCTGACCGGAGTCGGGTTCCGAGCAGTCGGTGGAGCGGCCGACGAGCTGGTGGACCTGCCGCATCAGGGCAGCGAAGGCCAGCATCGCCGCAGTCGGGGGAACCGCGGCGACCACGTAGTCGAGGAAGGGCACGCTACTGGCGTTTCCCGTGCTGTTCACGCCGACCGCGTTGAGGACGATGGAGCCGATCGACCCGGCGGCGGTCAGTCCGATCGCCCACCAGTCGGTGACCTGGCGCAGGCCCGCGCGGAGCATCAGCAGCTCGCCCGCGACGATGAACGCGTCCAAGGTCGCGGGCCAGGCCCAGCGGCGCATCGGTGAACTGCCCAGCCCGTGCCGACCCGCGACCTCGGCCAGGTGCGCGTAGGAGAGCCAGAACGCACCGGCCGTGAGGATGACGATGACGGCGCCCGCTATGAGGAGCGTGTACTGCTCGGCAGCCTGTCTGGCGTTCGTCGGCTGCCGTTCGCCGGGCCGGTCGTCCGGCGGCTGGTGGGGCGGTGGAGGGGAGATGGGAGTGGTGGGCAAGCGGGAATCTCCTGGGGTAGTCGTGGGTGCCGTCTTGGCAGTCTTGGCCGTTGCATGCGCAGGTCAGGGTGGGTACGGAAGCGGCCATGGCCTTCCGTCTTGTCAGGCACTGTCGGCGTCTTCGCGCCTGGGCTCGGCTCCGGGGTAGCCGTGTTCCGAGTCGGAACACGGCGTTGCGCTTTCCGTCTCGATGGACAGGTCTGTGACCTGCGGCGATACGGCACGGACGCGCAAGACGGCGTAAGACGGATCTGGGCGGCGTCTTGAGTGGGCAGCGCGCCCGGTCATGATCGAGTTGCCGTCTTGGCCCCGGCTGCCGTCTTGCCGGTATGCCGTGTGACCTGCGAGATCACGGCACGGACGGCAAGTACGGCAACCGGAGGTGGGTGCGGGGCTCAGCCCTCGCCGAGAGCCGCAGGCCGGGTGTCCCCTGAGGGGACAAGCTGGGGCTGGGTGTCCACTGAATGGACAGCGGGGCAGTACCGGCGCCAGGCGTCGAGGAACCTGTTGCGCATGTAGCCCTTGCGCTGGGTTCCGTCAGCCACCCGGACGTTGCCGGGCTTGACGCCGAACTCGCGCAGCATCGCACCGAGTCCACGGGCGGTCAGGCCACTGCGTCCCCACTCCGCCCACGGGCTTTCGGGGTCCTGGCGCAGGAGGTAGAGAAGCTCCTCGGTGCTCAGGCTCTCGGGCTCGCCCCGGCCCGCGAAGACGCGGCGGATGTCGGCGAGGATGCGCGCCCCGCTGGGGTGGTCCTCCTCGGCCGCTGCTTCGGCGGCGACCATCCGCGCGCACGCGGTCCTGGCCAGGCGCGGCCAGTGCCCGCCCGCCAGGTCGGCGACGATCACCAGGGGCTCCCAGGTGTCGGCGGCGCGGTCCTCGACCGGCATGCCCGGTTCCAGCTCGGCGGCCTCGTCCACCAGCGGGCGGGCCCAGGTGGCGATGCGCTCCCGCAGGTCGTGCAGGGCCGGGGTGTCGCGGCGGGAGCGGAAGGGCTTGACCGTCTCACCCTCGGCCCGACGCCGCATGCGGATGACCACGGACCGGTCCATGACGGTGTCGGGCAGGTCGCCGATCCCGGCCAGGGCCGCCATGGCGAAGGTGGCGAACTGGTGCGGGGTGTGGTCGTTGCCGACGACCCGGGTCACGTACCGGTTGCGCTGGTGACCGGCGTTGAGCAGGCCGCGCATCTCCTCGTTCTTCTCCGCCATCTTCGGGGTGCCGAATATGGTGTCCGCCTCGTCGACGAGCAGCGTCGGCGGGTTCTCCTCGGCGATCGAGCGGAAGATCGCCGCTGGTGTGGTGTTGATGGTCAGCATCGGCGCGTGGACCGTCTCGGTCAGCACGTCGAGCAGCCGCGACTTGCCGCACCGCTTCGCGGGCCCGACCACCGCCAGACGCGGGGCGTGCTGCCACGCGGGCTGCAGATGCGTCGCCACCACCCACAAGGTGACCGCGTCCAACGCCTCCCCCGAGGGCGGGATCACGAACCGGGCGATCTGCGCACGCAGTTCGTCCAGCAGTTCGGAGCCGTACGTCGGCTCCGCATCGGGGATCTCCCCTGGCCCGCCCGGCGCATCCGCCTCCTCGGGGCTGCCGGGGGCCGCATCGCCGGGCAGGTCCGGATCGGCGTCGTCGGCCTGCGCGGCGCGCAGGTGGGCGCCGGGCTGGCCGGGGATGGCCGCTGGAGGCCAGACCGTCTGGGCGGGAGCGGGGGTGGAATAGGACTTGGGATGCTCGGGTTGCACTGGGCGGCTCCTCGTCTGGCGGTGGCGGGCTTGCAGGCCCTTGCCGCCGGGTCGGTTCGCATCGGATCGCTGGGGAGTCATCGGGCCTCCGGCGTTGCACCGCCGGAGGCTCTCCCCCTTCTCGCGGGCGCTCGGGCGCCGCGAGGGAACACGGACCGTACGTCCACACCCGGCAACAGTCCAGCGTTTCTGTGTCAGCTCAGCGCAGAAGCGTCTGCTACGTACACGCCCTCTCACGCGGCCAGGCCCAGCAGGTTCAGCAGGTCGGCGGTCACCACCCGGTAGGCGTTGCCCAGCCGCAGCACCCTGCACGGGTACTGGCCGCGCTTGGCGAGCTCGTACCCCTTGCTCCGCCCGAGCCCCAACGCCCGGTTGCCCGTCTCCAGGTCAACGGCGGCGGGAAGCTCCAGCAGCTCCTCGCGGCTCATACCCCTCGCCCGACCGGCGGTCTCGCTCTCACGCATACGCGCTCCATCCATGACTGAGCCCTCGGCGAACGCGACGATCACGCCCGTCTCCAGGTCACTAAATCCAGGATGACGAAGTTAATGTGTCTCTATGACACAACGCCGTTCGAACCATGGATACGAGCAGGACGACGAGGACGACTTCCTCGAATGGGAGGACCACGTCATGGCCACCGTGGCTGGCGAGGTCCGCAGACGCCGGAAGGAACTGCGTTGGAGCGCACAGGATTTGGCCGACCGCTGCGAGGAGATCGGCTACCCGATCCCCCGCAACGTCATCGCCAACATGGAGTCCGGCCGCCGCGCCACGCTGCCCCTGGTCGAGATCATGGTCCTCGCGAAGGCCCTGCGCGTGTCCCCGATCAGCCTGATCTACCCCGTCGGCTACGTCGCCGATGTCCGCCAGCTCCCCTTCGAGAACCCACGACCGGCCTGGGATGCCCTGCAGTGGTTCGTCGGCGGCTCAACCGTTGAGGACGCCACGAACTCCATGCTCGACCACTTCCTGGCCCACGACCTCGAACTCCGCTCGGCCCTGGCCGCCGTGGAGAGCGAGGACTACGAGCGCTGGAAGGTGAAGACCGCCCCCAACCGCGTCCAACGGGAAGCGGCCGAACGCGCCCTGGCCCGCTACACCGCCCAGGCCACCCAGGCCAGGCACGAGCTGCTCCGGCACCGCGACGCCATCCGAGAAGCCGGTGGCATCCCACCCCACCTGCCCCTGTCGCTCGCCGACATCGACCCACCGGAATCCGATACCGACTCCACCGAGGAGAACGATCTTTGAAGGGCTCCACCTACCGCCGCTGCTCTTGCCGCGACCCCAAGACCGGCAAAGAACTCGGCACCTCCTGCCCGAAGCGCAGCAGGAAGAACCACTGCTCCTACGCCGTACGCCAGGAGTTGCCACCCCGCGAGGACGGCAGTCGGCGCTCGTTCTCACGCAGCGGATACGCCAATCTCAAGGCAGCCCAGGCCGATCTCGACCACATACGCGCCCTGCTCGGGCTCGCCGGGGCCGACGACCCCGAAGGCATGCAGCTGGTCGCCGAGATGCTGGCGGAGGTCGGTCGCGAGCGGACGCCTCTGCCCGACGTCGAGGAGACCCGGCGGCGCCTCAACTCCGGCCAGGACCTCATCGGCAGCCTGACCGTCAGCGAGTGGCTCGACCGGTGGCTGGCGGGCAAGCGCATACGAAAGTCCGGCCTCAACCGCTACGAGATCGACATCCGCGTGCACTTGAAGCCGCGCATCGGCAACCGCCGCCTCGACCGGCTGCGCGTCAGCCACCTCAGCGAGATGTTCACGAACATCCGCGACGCCAACGCCCAGATCCTGGAGCAGAACGCCCAGCGGCGAGCCGCAATCGACGAGTTGGCGACCGTGCCGT
Encoded here:
- a CDS encoding helix-turn-helix domain-containing protein — protein: MATVHHWTGLEAKALRLALRLSVRAYAERLGLAVATVSKWESKLAATEPRPDTQAILDTALGRADAAVHMRFETLLSEMTGSVATIGRRVASSGPRAWEYESWADDLDRVVVSLSRQNFAFADSLLTRWLGRFKAHELDEKGLYLFARSTALLGDLKRDQGVVLGPLSAQHSYAGARTVFTQLDIPRRVAQLDLSIAVVTEMSGRLEVAARNYESLAVDDRLSRRDRARARLWVGTALSKDGEHDYATRVMQTATREFEDLTEPDDWSVAHQKLALARRGAGDLSQALHFIDIARSSGTTDSPMQRVRLDTAHGHILLSDTATQDDGILVLDQAAKVAAQYGLVHQLRSIEGVKAMSEGLTGPRQL
- a CDS encoding YdcF family protein, with the protein product MRNDHQGITENQWHQAKLIWDYHQMQHELRPVDVAIGLGSHDLGVATRSAELYRAGLFQTLVFTGGNSPTTAKVFPRGEAVHFREHAIDLGVPADAILLEPHAANTGQNITLSREVLAASGIHPTTVLLVSKPYMERRSFATARKLWPDIEFLCASEPLEFDDYLKSIGDEKLVLDMLAGDLQRVIEYPKLGFAIEQEVPEDVHAAYESLIRSGFTSRLISS
- a CDS encoding WbqC family protein, translated to MQRTNLSFAPASPAASSPREQPAPGGLCAIHQPNLFPRLTTLAKLFAADYWIVLDDVQFTRRDYQHRARLAAIDAPGRQLWLSIPTHLPSGRSTLIRDALIDDAELARRRTAGMLRQHFGTSPHWRSLAQALDPVLDSFATGRTAVIAETSTRVLLDLLGWRGRILRSSVLSARPGRSLRLADLAAATGARAYLCGTGGMTYLDPVPFAARNITVAAFRPPTTGIWSTARRLSALWALASLGPDALDSRLRAVADDHAALGATALELRSSATSV
- a CDS encoding relaxase/mobilization nuclease domain-containing protein: MIAAIKQAGSNTRGLLAYLYGRGTHDEHFDPHIVAAFAMLAMPDPGREEMATLTDLGRYLDEPVRLRNSEFGKPVTDHVWHCPVRAAPEDRYLSDTEWGEIAQRIVEAAGIAPAGDDLACRWIAVRHADDHIHILATTVREDGRRPGLHNSGTRVGDECREIEKDYGLRQLKKGDGTGSRRPTQAEMHKAERLGWEQTSQQWLEERIRAAIPHVTDAEELLTYLEADGVAVKPRRAPSGDLIGYAVGRPGDINDKGEQIFKPGGKIAPDLSLPKVRARLETSTPEEHPTARRIRPTTAWRRATDALDTLHIELTDATGDGESGSDARAQAHIAALGELIEATAQRAPESLRAELQAASKAFARAQRSQVRAEDRAADAARIATRDIINTATGPDGSALAALLAAMVWATILAGRWHEAKHHAHQADAARRALDHLQTAADQALAPTLADLERRLPREQARRTLARDVRAAVPDHAERILADENWPALAAVLADAEAGGHKPHQLLKEATEQRELDTARRPARVLITRIQHTGRNPVRISRAEAARIRSTRSISAASSTASAQQRPPAPVTAPERGSRPRR
- a CDS encoding MobC family plasmid mobilization relaxosome protein, whose product is MAETAQRQGAPDQEAVAEGGPDLDTLHAVQREILRPVRAAEIAADEPAVQSVQPAIRRFTGDKRDERVGPLRFLEGERALLQETAAQHGYKGESGFAADIVLAFLADRFTANLPLSEDRRRTHMFRAQVLRQLNRIGVNVNQIARALNSELTPPDLRLRLDELQHLLELIAEALREPADPTEV
- a CDS encoding DUF2637 domain-containing protein; amino-acid sequence: MPTTPISPPPPHQPPDDRPGERQPTNARQAAEQYTLLIAGAVIVILTAGAFWLSYAHLAEVAGRHGLGSSPMRRWAWPATLDAFIVAGELLMLRAGLRQVTDWWAIGLTAAGSIGSIVLNAVGVNSTGNASSVPFLDYVVAAVPPTAAMLAFAALMRQVHQLVGRSTDCSEPDSGQALEVLTVASTSPVEPPAVTAAEAQDSEPSAQDSQSKPRGGRPPKATIEGLAEIGRIAAFDHRKLTRELLREAVEDKGLTIGSERLTRVMKLLRPELEAHGITVSASG
- a CDS encoding DUF3631 domain-containing protein, translating into MQPEHPKSYSTPAPAQTVWPPAAIPGQPGAHLRAAQADDADPDLPGDAAPGSPEEADAPGGPGEIPDAEPTYGSELLDELRAQIARFVIPPSGEALDAVTLWVVATHLQPAWQHAPRLAVVGPAKRCGKSRLLDVLTETVHAPMLTINTTPAAIFRSIAEENPPTLLVDEADTIFGTPKMAEKNEEMRGLLNAGHQRNRYVTRVVGNDHTPHQFATFAMAALAGIGDLPDTVMDRSVVIRMRRRAEGETVKPFRSRRDTPALHDLRERIATWARPLVDEAAELEPGMPVEDRAADTWEPLVIVADLAGGHWPRLARTACARMVAAEAAAEEDHPSGARILADIRRVFAGRGEPESLSTEELLYLLRQDPESPWAEWGRSGLTARGLGAMLREFGVKPGNVRVADGTQRKGYMRNRFLDAWRRYCPAVHSVDTQPQLVPSGDTRPAALGEG
- a CDS encoding helix-turn-helix domain-containing protein; translation: MTQRRSNHGYEQDDEDDFLEWEDHVMATVAGEVRRRRKELRWSAQDLADRCEEIGYPIPRNVIANMESGRRATLPLVEIMVLAKALRVSPISLIYPVGYVADVRQLPFENPRPAWDALQWFVGGSTVEDATNSMLDHFLAHDLELRSALAAVESEDYERWKVKTAPNRVQREAAERALARYTAQATQARHELLRHRDAIREAGGIPPHLPLSLADIDPPESDTDSTEENDL